The proteins below are encoded in one region of Acetobacteroides hydrogenigenes:
- a CDS encoding helix-turn-helix domain-containing protein, whose protein sequence is MPIVVNLDVMMAKRKVSLGELADRVGITQANLSILKTGKAKAIRFSTLEMLCKELDCQPGDLLEYQPE, encoded by the coding sequence ATGCCAATAGTAGTAAATCTCGATGTAATGATGGCGAAGCGTAAGGTTTCGCTGGGCGAGCTGGCCGATAGGGTGGGAATTACTCAGGCAAATCTCTCCATCCTTAAAACGGGCAAGGCCAAGGCCATCCGCTTTAGCACCTTGGAGATGCTATGCAAGGAGCTCGACTGCCAGCCGGGCGACCTGCTGGAGTATCAACCGGAATAG
- a CDS encoding M16 family metallopeptidase yields the protein MKKNIFLLLMVALLSLPALAQQMPPLPTDPKVRVGKLDNGLTYYIRHNAEPKGQADFYIAQKVGSILEEENQRGLAHFLEHMAFNGSKNFPGKKMINYLETIGVKFGANLNAGTGFDQTVYNIANAPVTREGVVDSCLLILHDWSSFISLEDKEIDNERGVIHEEWRTRTNAQMRIFDQMLPTLFEGSQYANRMPIGTMEVIDNFKYQELKDYYHKWYRPDLQGLVIVGDIDVDKVEAKIKAMFADIAKPVNPAERTQFLVKDNDSPIVSIATDPEATNTQIMLFFKRDQMPKELRPTAANLVNYYLCQVSQKMLNDRFGEIAQKPNSPFVYAQGDNGNFFIANTKDAFTIYGASSEGKAMNALTAIATESERVRKFGFTASEYERAKSDFLRQVENQFKDREKQKNGYYVNQYLENFLNDTPIAGIETEYQIFQQVAKMLPVEQVNKFAAEMIGEKNVAIAISGPKKDGLTYPTTDEVIAAFNKARSENITAYVDKVSNEPLIKELPKAGKVVKEEKGSKFGETIWTLSNGAKVLVKKTDFKEDEIIFTATSKGGSSLVDDNDAINIKALNEVISVGGVGNFSATDLPKILAGKKASVEASVGNDSESLNGQCSPKDIESMMQLTYLTVAAPRVDNEAFQSYIERAKAMLANREAHPMTAFSDSLTSAMYGNHPRAQRLTAAMMDKVNYARIMEIYKQRFANMGDFTFTFVGNVDMNTLKPMVEQYIASLPGNPKKENFRDVKMYTRKGEYKNQFEKEMKTPKATVFTMYTGKLDYTIENRIKMSMLDQIMDIVYTKTIREDEGGTYGVDVRGSVDNYPYGSFSLYVMFDTDPKQIDKLLAKVKQGLDEIVKSGPAEESLNKVKEYMLKNYGEAQRSNSHWLNAIDAYYTWGIDRQNGFDAKIKAITVNDIKEFTAKLLAQKNEVDVIMKGVEKK from the coding sequence ATGAAAAAGAACATTTTCTTGCTTCTGATGGTAGCGCTGCTAAGCCTACCAGCGCTGGCACAGCAAATGCCACCGCTACCTACCGACCCCAAGGTACGCGTAGGGAAGCTAGATAACGGCCTAACCTACTACATCCGCCACAACGCAGAGCCAAAGGGACAGGCAGACTTCTACATTGCCCAAAAGGTGGGCTCCATACTCGAAGAGGAGAACCAACGCGGGTTGGCGCACTTCCTAGAGCACATGGCCTTTAACGGCTCAAAGAATTTCCCAGGGAAAAAGATGATTAACTACCTGGAAACAATCGGCGTTAAGTTCGGCGCAAACTTAAATGCAGGTACCGGATTCGACCAAACCGTTTACAATATTGCCAATGCACCTGTAACACGCGAAGGCGTTGTTGACAGCTGCCTACTTATCCTTCACGATTGGTCGAGCTTCATTTCGCTAGAGGATAAGGAAATCGACAACGAGCGTGGCGTTATCCACGAGGAGTGGAGAACCCGCACCAACGCTCAAATGCGCATTTTCGACCAGATGCTTCCTACCCTATTCGAAGGAAGCCAGTATGCCAATAGAATGCCAATTGGCACCATGGAGGTTATTGACAACTTTAAGTATCAGGAGCTAAAGGACTACTACCACAAGTGGTACCGTCCCGACCTTCAAGGCCTTGTTATTGTTGGTGACATCGACGTAGATAAGGTAGAGGCTAAGATTAAGGCTATGTTTGCCGATATCGCAAAGCCGGTAAACCCTGCCGAGCGCACCCAATTCTTGGTTAAGGATAACGACTCTCCTATTGTGAGCATTGCAACCGACCCAGAAGCTACCAATACCCAGATCATGCTCTTCTTTAAGCGCGACCAAATGCCTAAGGAGCTTCGCCCAACGGCAGCAAATCTGGTTAACTACTACCTATGCCAAGTATCACAAAAGATGCTGAACGACCGCTTTGGGGAGATTGCCCAAAAGCCAAATTCTCCATTTGTTTATGCACAGGGAGATAACGGAAATTTCTTTATTGCAAATACAAAAGATGCGTTCACCATCTACGGAGCTAGCTCGGAGGGCAAAGCAATGAATGCGCTAACGGCAATAGCTACCGAATCGGAACGCGTACGCAAATTTGGCTTCACCGCAAGCGAGTACGAAAGAGCAAAGAGCGATTTCCTTCGCCAAGTAGAGAACCAGTTTAAGGATCGCGAAAAGCAAAAGAATGGCTACTACGTAAACCAGTACTTGGAGAACTTCCTTAACGATACCCCAATTGCCGGAATCGAAACCGAATACCAAATATTCCAACAAGTAGCAAAAATGCTTCCTGTAGAGCAGGTTAACAAGTTTGCTGCCGAGATGATTGGAGAAAAGAACGTTGCAATTGCAATTAGCGGTCCTAAAAAGGATGGCTTAACCTATCCAACTACCGATGAGGTAATCGCAGCATTCAACAAAGCTCGTTCAGAAAACATCACCGCTTACGTAGACAAGGTTTCAAACGAACCGCTTATCAAAGAGCTTCCAAAAGCCGGAAAGGTAGTTAAGGAAGAGAAGGGCAGCAAGTTTGGCGAAACCATTTGGACCCTTTCGAACGGGGCTAAGGTGTTGGTAAAGAAGACCGACTTTAAGGAGGATGAGATTATCTTCACCGCAACCTCTAAGGGAGGATCATCGCTGGTTGACGACAATGATGCAATCAACATTAAAGCGCTTAACGAGGTTATCTCGGTAGGTGGCGTTGGTAACTTTAGCGCTACCGATCTTCCAAAAATACTTGCCGGCAAGAAAGCAAGCGTAGAGGCTTCGGTTGGCAACGATAGCGAAAGCCTAAACGGCCAATGCTCGCCAAAAGATATAGAATCGATGATGCAGCTTACCTACCTAACCGTTGCAGCACCACGCGTAGATAACGAAGCATTCCAATCGTATATCGAACGTGCAAAGGCAATGCTAGCAAATAGGGAAGCGCACCCAATGACCGCTTTCAGCGACTCGCTAACCTCTGCAATGTACGGAAATCACCCTCGTGCACAGCGCCTAACCGCTGCCATGATGGACAAGGTTAACTATGCGCGTATCATGGAGATCTACAAGCAACGCTTTGCCAACATGGGCGACTTCACCTTTACCTTCGTAGGTAATGTAGACATGAACACCCTTAAGCCAATGGTTGAGCAGTACATCGCATCGCTACCGGGCAATCCTAAGAAGGAGAACTTCCGCGACGTGAAGATGTATACCCGCAAGGGAGAGTACAAGAACCAATTCGAAAAGGAGATGAAAACTCCTAAAGCTACGGTCTTCACCATGTATACCGGCAAGCTCGACTACACTATCGAGAATAGAATTAAGATGAGCATGCTCGACCAGATTATGGATATTGTTTACACCAAAACAATCCGCGAGGATGAGGGTGGAACCTACGGCGTTGACGTAAGAGGAAGCGTTGATAACTATCCATACGGATCTTTCTCGCTATATGTTATGTTCGATACCGATCCTAAGCAAATCGACAAGCTGCTTGCCAAGGTTAAGCAAGGATTAGACGAAATCGTTAAGAGCGGTCCAGCCGAGGAAAGCCTTAATAAGGTTAAGGAGTACATGCTAAAGAACTACGGCGAAGCTCAACGCAGCAACAGCCACTGGTTAAACGCAATTGACGCATACTATACCTGGGGAATCGACCGCCAAAACGGTTTCGATGCCAAGATTAAGGCCATTACTGTAAATGACATCAAGGAATTCACCGCAAAGCTTCTTGCTCAGAAGAACGAAGTTGATGTGATTATGAAGGGCGTTGAGAAAAAGTAG
- a CDS encoding DUF2975 domain-containing protein, with amino-acid sequence MDKKLLIRVRLLNVVIALLLIVSLSTDFVSGFKEGVRSAKLGKQKNASTELYFVSLRPLESRSELKVATTNGSEALATINEATVILHNSQKPIGKLVSDTTMAVLTLGIIGWLIILIWKITASLGRGNVLTRRNLIRVRAIGILLIVKEAVFIGSQYVDLHYIKSVAQVKGYEMVVDLSCTQIVVGLMLLVFAEILVVANRIKEEQELTI; translated from the coding sequence ATGGATAAGAAGCTGCTGATACGGGTACGTCTGCTAAATGTGGTAATCGCACTACTGCTTATCGTCTCCCTATCTACCGACTTCGTTAGCGGATTTAAGGAGGGGGTACGTTCGGCAAAGCTTGGCAAGCAAAAAAACGCTTCGACGGAGCTCTACTTTGTGTCGCTACGCCCCTTGGAAAGCAGAAGCGAGCTTAAGGTGGCAACCACCAACGGCTCGGAAGCGCTAGCCACCATCAACGAGGCAACGGTTATTCTGCACAACAGCCAAAAGCCCATCGGGAAGCTTGTATCCGATACAACAATGGCGGTGCTTACATTAGGTATAATTGGTTGGCTTATTATCCTTATTTGGAAGATAACAGCGTCGCTGGGTCGGGGCAACGTGCTTACGCGCCGCAACCTAATCCGCGTTAGGGCAATCGGAATCCTGCTAATCGTTAAGGAAGCCGTATTTATCGGCTCGCAGTACGTCGATCTGCACTACATAAAGTCGGTGGCACAGGTAAAAGGCTACGAGATGGTGGTCGACCTCTCGTGCACCCAAATCGTGGTAGGGCTAATGCTGCTGGTGTTTGCCGAAATACTGGTGGTGGCCAACCGCATTAAAGAAGAACAAGAATTAACCATCTGA